CTCTAACCAATTTTCTGCCTTCAAAAGTGTCGCATAAATCGATTGGCGATTCTCCATTAAGAGCGGGGATACTGGTATGCAACCATTCTTTGGCTATGTTTTCGTCACCAAATACGTCGATGGCATCGGCAAACACTTTTAAAGTATCTAAGATTCCCTCAGTTTGAACTCTCGTTAGTAGCTGAGAATGATACAGACGGTGTAAGTTACCCGAACTGGTACTCAGCAGACGGACGAATAACTCTCGCTCTCCCGAAGCTCTGACAGCCT
The Myxosarcina sp. GI1 DNA segment above includes these coding regions:
- a CDS encoding antitoxin Xre/MbcA/ParS toxin-binding domain-containing protein; its protein translation is MMNIASVLKNSDLNPDILQDRGAYIQTIRQGVSGKIVEQAVRASGERELFVRLLSTSSGNLHRLYHSQLLTRVQTEGILDTLKVFADAIDVFGDENIAKEWLHTSIPALNGESPIDLCDTFEGRKLVREALSAIEYGEFA